A section of the Hypomesus transpacificus isolate Combined female chromosome 1, fHypTra1, whole genome shotgun sequence genome encodes:
- the LOC124469352 gene encoding LON peptidase N-terminal domain and RING finger protein 3-like isoform X2, producing the protein MPTAAHQRPCFSAGTVGEESRCSGVRCIQRKEDADDHHRLRGDIKEGDAYDAFSCRICYGFLYEPVTLPCGHCFCKKCLDREKTPVCCKECNDSSKIADVNSYRVNVILSNLLSKWFPIQLHAVQLRREGNGLYAEKRMEAALEKYNEAIQIAPRDHVLFSNRSQINYSLKNYEDALRDAELACKLMPLWSKGHIKRAQTLVTLGKTEEALREYLVCISLESDCKVARTEAQKILADLLGPETDHVHTRILDCSSLISSRSRIKGSILCPPTSGRLVDPAQPYKKCKVVNTSRTASEDKLAPPCPQSDPRQAACPRGKTECCKIKGEEEEVDGALHATVIDRSLFLKRKRSTDEDVSEDASKRPHFEVVQSERNTSWSEVVGDLIDPTDLECSLCMRLFYEPVTTPCGHTFCLKCLERCLDHNPKCPLCKEELSEYLAQRQYCKTILMENLIYKYLPTELLERQNVNQEEMAELSNLNKNVPIFVCTMAFPTVPCPLHIFEPCYRLMIRRCMETGTKQFGMCLGDSLKGFADYGCLLEIRNVEFFADGRSVADTIGRRRFKVIQHSQRDGYNTADIEYLEDVKVEGLAEQELQCLHDAVYDQALVWVNSLKPEQKERIVGHFGPMPEKDSQPQASPNGPSWCWWLLAVLPLEGRAQLPFLALTSLKDRLSGIRRVLLFMARNRQR; encoded by the exons ATGCCAACTGCTGCACATCAACGACCCTGCTTCTCAGCTGGAACTGTTGGTGAAGAGAGCAGATGCTCTGGCGTACGGTG TATTCAAAGAAAGGAGGACGCAGATGATCACCACCGGCTACGAGGCGACATTAAAGAAGGCGATGCATACGATGCTTTCTCATGCAGGATATGTTATGGATTTCTATATGAGCCGGTTACATTGCCTTGCGGACATTGCTTTTGTAAAAAGTGCCTGGATAGAGAAAAGACTCCCGTCTGTTGCAAAGAGTGCAATGACAGTTCCAAAATTGCCGATGTTAACAGTtacagagttaatgtaattCTCAGTAACTTGCTTTCAAAGTGGTTTCCTATTCAATTACATGCTGTTCAGTTGAGACGTGAGGGGAATGGATTGTACGCAGAAAAAAGAATGGAAGCTGCTTTGGAAAAATACAACGAAGCAATACAAATAG CACCAAGGGACCATGTGTTATTCAGCAATCGATCACAGATCAATTACAGTCTAAAGAACTATGAGGATGCCCTACGTGATGCAGAACTGGCCTGCAAACTCATGCCTCTGTGGTCAAAG GGACACATAAAGAGAGCTCAAACTCTTGTCACTCTTGGGAAGACAGAAGAAGCTTTAAGAGAATACCTAGTCTGTATTTCCTTAGAGTCTGACTGCAAAGTAGCCAGAACAGAGGCTCAGAAG ATCCTGGCAGATCTCTTGGGCCCTGAGACTGACCATGTCCACACCAGGATCCTGGACTGTTCAAGTCTTATATCTTCCAGATCCAGAATTAAAGGCTCCATCCTATGCCCCCCCACCTCTGGCAGGCTTGTAGACCCTGCCCAGCCCTACAAG AAGTGCAAAGTGGTCAACACCAGCAGAACTGCCTCTGAGGACAAGCTGGCCCCCCCTTGTCCCCAGTCGGACCCCAGGCAAGCAGCCTGCCCGAGGGGCAAGACCGAGTGCTGCAAGATcaaaggtgaagaggaggaggtggacggAGCTCTTCACGCCACCGTCATTGACAGGAGTCTTTTTCTCAAGCGCAAACGTAGCACAGATGAGGACGTTAGCGAAGACGCCAGCAAGCGGCCACATTTCG AGGTCGTCCAGAGCGAAAGAAATACTTCCTGGAGTGAAGTGGTGGGAGACCTCATTGACCCCACAGACCTGGAGTGTTCCCTCTGCATGAG GCTGTTCTATGAGCCTGTCACCACTCCCTGTGGACACACCTTCTGTCTCAAGTGTCTGGAACGGTGTCTGGACCACAACCCTAAGTGTCCCCTCTGCAAGGAGGAGCTTTCTGAG TACCTGGCTCAGAGGCAGTACTGTAAGACCATCCTTATGGAGAACCTTATCTACAAGTACCTGCCGACAGAGCTACTGGAGAGGCAGAACGTCAACCAGGAAGAAATGGCTGAATTATCCAA TCTCAACAAGAACGTGCCTATCTTTGTCTGCACCATGGCCTTTCCCACTGTGCCCTGCCCGCTGCACATCTTTGAGCCTTGCTACCGCCTGATGATCCGCAGATGCATGGAGACTGGGACCAAGCAGTTTGGGATGTGTCTGGGGGACTCCCTCAAAGG GTTTGCGGACTATGGCTGCTTGCTAGAGATCCGAAACGTGGAGTTCTTCGCCGACGGACGCTCGGTGGCAGACACCATCGGCCGGAGGAGGTTCAAGGTCATCCAGCACAGCCAGAGGGACGGCTATAACACAGCCGACATCGAGTACCTGGAGGACGTCAAG GTGGAGGGGCTGGCGGAGCAGGAGCTGCAGTGTCTTCATGATGCAGTGTACGACCAGGCCCTGGTCTGGGTCAACTCCCTGAAGCCTGAGCAGAAGGAGCGCATCGTGGGCCACTTCGGACCCATGCCAGAGAAAGACTCCCAGCCTCAG GCCAGTCCCAACGGTCCGTCCTGGTGCTGGTGGCTGCTAGCAGTTCTGCCCCTAGAGGGTCGCGCCCAGCTGCCCTTCCTCGCACTCACCTCCCTCAAGGACCGCCTCAGCGGCATCCGCAGGGTGCTGCTCTTCATGGCCCGCAATCGCCAGCGGTGA
- the LOC124469352 gene encoding LON peptidase N-terminal domain and RING finger protein 3-like isoform X1 translates to MGTECANGMLQLAAEAFQSKNFELAADIYECQLLHINDPASQLELLVKRADALAYGGKVPEAFEMYKKASEIERLRPVHLENLIEYLVYSIQRKEDADDHHRLRGDIKEGDAYDAFSCRICYGFLYEPVTLPCGHCFCKKCLDREKTPVCCKECNDSSKIADVNSYRVNVILSNLLSKWFPIQLHAVQLRREGNGLYAEKRMEAALEKYNEAIQIAPRDHVLFSNRSQINYSLKNYEDALRDAELACKLMPLWSKGHIKRAQTLVTLGKTEEALREYLVCISLESDCKVARTEAQKILADLLGPETDHVHTRILDCSSLISSRSRIKGSILCPPTSGRLVDPAQPYKKCKVVNTSRTASEDKLAPPCPQSDPRQAACPRGKTECCKIKGEEEEVDGALHATVIDRSLFLKRKRSTDEDVSEDASKRPHFEVVQSERNTSWSEVVGDLIDPTDLECSLCMRLFYEPVTTPCGHTFCLKCLERCLDHNPKCPLCKEELSEYLAQRQYCKTILMENLIYKYLPTELLERQNVNQEEMAELSNLNKNVPIFVCTMAFPTVPCPLHIFEPCYRLMIRRCMETGTKQFGMCLGDSLKGFADYGCLLEIRNVEFFADGRSVADTIGRRRFKVIQHSQRDGYNTADIEYLEDVKVEGLAEQELQCLHDAVYDQALVWVNSLKPEQKERIVGHFGPMPEKDSQPQASPNGPSWCWWLLAVLPLEGRAQLPFLALTSLKDRLSGIRRVLLFMARNRQR, encoded by the exons ATGGGTACGGAGTGCGCCAATGGAATGCTGCAGCTTGCGGCTGAAGCGTTTCAATCTAAAAACTTCGAGCTGGCGGCTGACATCTACGAATGCCAACTGCTGCACATCAACGACCCTGCTTCTCAGCTGGAACTGTTGGTGAAGAGAGCAGATGCTCTGGCGTACGGTGGTAAGGTACCCGAAGCCTTCGAAATGTACAAGAAAGCCTCAGAAATCGAAAGACTACGGCCTGTTCACCTGGAAAATCTGATAGAATATCTCGTTTACAGTATTCAAAGAAAGGAGGACGCAGATGATCACCACCGGCTACGAGGCGACATTAAAGAAGGCGATGCATACGATGCTTTCTCATGCAGGATATGTTATGGATTTCTATATGAGCCGGTTACATTGCCTTGCGGACATTGCTTTTGTAAAAAGTGCCTGGATAGAGAAAAGACTCCCGTCTGTTGCAAAGAGTGCAATGACAGTTCCAAAATTGCCGATGTTAACAGTtacagagttaatgtaattCTCAGTAACTTGCTTTCAAAGTGGTTTCCTATTCAATTACATGCTGTTCAGTTGAGACGTGAGGGGAATGGATTGTACGCAGAAAAAAGAATGGAAGCTGCTTTGGAAAAATACAACGAAGCAATACAAATAG CACCAAGGGACCATGTGTTATTCAGCAATCGATCACAGATCAATTACAGTCTAAAGAACTATGAGGATGCCCTACGTGATGCAGAACTGGCCTGCAAACTCATGCCTCTGTGGTCAAAG GGACACATAAAGAGAGCTCAAACTCTTGTCACTCTTGGGAAGACAGAAGAAGCTTTAAGAGAATACCTAGTCTGTATTTCCTTAGAGTCTGACTGCAAAGTAGCCAGAACAGAGGCTCAGAAG ATCCTGGCAGATCTCTTGGGCCCTGAGACTGACCATGTCCACACCAGGATCCTGGACTGTTCAAGTCTTATATCTTCCAGATCCAGAATTAAAGGCTCCATCCTATGCCCCCCCACCTCTGGCAGGCTTGTAGACCCTGCCCAGCCCTACAAG AAGTGCAAAGTGGTCAACACCAGCAGAACTGCCTCTGAGGACAAGCTGGCCCCCCCTTGTCCCCAGTCGGACCCCAGGCAAGCAGCCTGCCCGAGGGGCAAGACCGAGTGCTGCAAGATcaaaggtgaagaggaggaggtggacggAGCTCTTCACGCCACCGTCATTGACAGGAGTCTTTTTCTCAAGCGCAAACGTAGCACAGATGAGGACGTTAGCGAAGACGCCAGCAAGCGGCCACATTTCG AGGTCGTCCAGAGCGAAAGAAATACTTCCTGGAGTGAAGTGGTGGGAGACCTCATTGACCCCACAGACCTGGAGTGTTCCCTCTGCATGAG GCTGTTCTATGAGCCTGTCACCACTCCCTGTGGACACACCTTCTGTCTCAAGTGTCTGGAACGGTGTCTGGACCACAACCCTAAGTGTCCCCTCTGCAAGGAGGAGCTTTCTGAG TACCTGGCTCAGAGGCAGTACTGTAAGACCATCCTTATGGAGAACCTTATCTACAAGTACCTGCCGACAGAGCTACTGGAGAGGCAGAACGTCAACCAGGAAGAAATGGCTGAATTATCCAA TCTCAACAAGAACGTGCCTATCTTTGTCTGCACCATGGCCTTTCCCACTGTGCCCTGCCCGCTGCACATCTTTGAGCCTTGCTACCGCCTGATGATCCGCAGATGCATGGAGACTGGGACCAAGCAGTTTGGGATGTGTCTGGGGGACTCCCTCAAAGG GTTTGCGGACTATGGCTGCTTGCTAGAGATCCGAAACGTGGAGTTCTTCGCCGACGGACGCTCGGTGGCAGACACCATCGGCCGGAGGAGGTTCAAGGTCATCCAGCACAGCCAGAGGGACGGCTATAACACAGCCGACATCGAGTACCTGGAGGACGTCAAG GTGGAGGGGCTGGCGGAGCAGGAGCTGCAGTGTCTTCATGATGCAGTGTACGACCAGGCCCTGGTCTGGGTCAACTCCCTGAAGCCTGAGCAGAAGGAGCGCATCGTGGGCCACTTCGGACCCATGCCAGAGAAAGACTCCCAGCCTCAG GCCAGTCCCAACGGTCCGTCCTGGTGCTGGTGGCTGCTAGCAGTTCTGCCCCTAGAGGGTCGCGCCCAGCTGCCCTTCCTCGCACTCACCTCCCTCAAGGACCGCCTCAGCGGCATCCGCAGGGTGCTGCTCTTCATGGCCCGCAATCGCCAGCGGTGA